The following is a genomic window from Tabrizicola piscis.
TCTAAGCAATCGCCCGATATCGAAGAGAACGCGGTTGAGGGCTTCTCCTGTTCGAGGTGGGTCTGGAAAGAAGTCAGAGACATGTGTGAAGTCTGTCCATGACATTTTTGCAGGGTCTCGGTTCATGGAAGGCCCTGCAATATTTTGGTCAGCGCTGGTCTGCTTTGCCTGCGCGTCTTTCTTAATAAGTTCTTTTTTTATGGACTCTATCTGCCGGTCATTTTGTCCGTTTCTGGCGGACATTTCGCGCGCGCAATCATGGCTGAGGGCTTGGTCGCGTGATTGGATTTCGTCCACGGCCGCGCTTGAACTCTCGCACTCTCCGTAGCTCTGCGCGGCGTTGGCTCCGAGTTCGCGGAGATCAGCGATGATCTGCAAGATTGCATCAACCGTGAGGGTTGCTCGTCGAAGGATGTTCCTGATCGCTCCGAGTGAGGACAACCGCGCTTCGTCGATGCGCTGGTCCTGAAGGAGGGATGCGCGCAGTGCTAGTGCTTCTGCCCTGAGGGAGCGAAGGCGTTCACGCTTCTCCGTAACCTTCAACGCTTCGACCGCCAGTGTGTCGTGGTTCTGTATCAGTGGGTTCAGGTCGATCCCGAACGCGTCTCGGATGATGCCGCCATACCGCAGGGGGAAGCGTTTGCCGTTTGCCGAGTTCTTCCGGTCGATGAGGCCGGCTGCGTC
Proteins encoded in this region:
- a CDS encoding helix-turn-helix domain-containing protein, with translation MAEPKAIACPTIYELLGPVRALRKELGLTSNDITVLTALISFLPRDRQTTNGETPPKLTVVFPSNASLSERANDIDERTLRRCLGRLDAAGLIDRKNSANGKRFPLRYGGIIRDAFGIDLNPLIQNHDTLAVEALKVTEKRERLRSLRAEALALRASLLQDQRIDEARLSSLGAIRNILRRATLTVDAILQIIADLRELGANAAQSYGECESSSAAVDEIQSRDQALSHDCAREMSARNGQNDRQIESIKKELIKKDAQAKQTSADQNIAGPSMNRDPAKMSWTDFTHVSDFFPDPPRTGEALNRVLFDIGRLLRIRQEKLMRGLQKTGAGRLLVILDYLLGKGETIRQPEAYFETILGA